GCCTGTCTGGCGCCGGGCCCTTTGTCTTGCCCGCATATAAAGGATGCGGGCTGGTGGCGTCGTACCCGGACCTACTTCTTGCTACCCCGGGACATGAAGGCCATGAAGGCCTCCTGGGCCTCGGTGGACTGGAGGCGCTGGACGAACTCGGCGCCCTCGCGGGCCATGGTGGCGTGGACCTCGGCGCGGAGCGGCTCGCGGATGAGGCGCTTCGTCACCCGCACGGCCTCGGCGGGGCGCGAGGCCAGGGCGGTGGCGCGCTCGGTGGCCACCTCCAGCAGCTTCGCCTCCGGCACCACCTTGTTGATGATGCCCGCGCGGTGCGCGGTGGCCGCGTCGAAGGGCTCGCCGAACAGCAGCAGCTCGCTGGCCAGCGCCATGCCCGCCATGCGTGGCAGCAGCAGGCTGCTGGCGCCTTCCGCACACAGGCCCAGCTGGACGAAGGGCATGTTGAAGCGCGCGCGCTCGCTGGCCACGACGTAGTCACAGTGCAGCAACATCGTCGTGCCAATGCCCACCGCGGGCCCGTCCACCGCGGCCAGCACCGGCTTGGGCGCGTCCACCAGGGCCCTCAGGAAGCCGAACACCGCGCTGTCCTCTCCGGAGGGCGGGTGCTCCATGAAGTCGCCAATGTCATTGCCCGCGGTGAAGACGCCTCCCGCGCCGGTGAGCAGCACCACGCGCACGTCGGCGTTTCCTTCTGCCTGACGCAGTGCGTGGGTGGCCGCCTGGTACATGGCATGCGTGAAGGCGTTCTTCTTCTCGGGCCGGTTGAAGGTGAGCGTGAGGACGCCGGACTCCAGCTTCGTCAGCAACGTGTCGGACATGACCCGGTAGCCTAGTCCCGGCGGAACAGGGGGGGAATGGCAACTTCCTCGGCTGCCGGACGACAATCCTCGGGAAGACGAACTTTTCGAGGAACCTCCATGAGCGTCCGCAGCGCTACCGCCACCGCCCCCTCCCTCCGCACGTCGACGGCCGCTGCTACGCCGCGCTTCGACGGCAGCACGCCTGCTCCCGGGACGGTGGTCACCAACGCCGCCCAGGTGACGAACCCGCCGCTCAAGGGTGACCCGAAGAACCGGAACGCGGACACGTACAACCAGGTCATCAACCAGTTCGCCGTGGGGGCGAACAAGCGCTACACGCCGCGCGACTCCAGCGGCGACGGCGTGAAGGACACCTTCTGCAACATCTTCCTGTGGGACGTGACGCGCGCGATGGGCGCGGAGATTCCCCACTGGGTGGATGCGAAGGGCAACGCCGTGGCCCCGGGCAAGGGCCGGGAGATGAACGCCAACTCCACCGTGGACTGGATGCACAAGCACGGGGAGAGCAAGGGCTGGCGCAAGGTGTCCGCGGAGGAGGCGCAGAAGATGGCCAACGCGGGCCACCCCAGCGTCGCGCTGTGGAAGAACCCGAGCGGCATCGGCCACGTGGGCGTGGTGCGCCCCGGCGAGGTGACGTCGCAGGGCCCGTCCATGGCGCAGGCCGGCGGCTCCAACTTCAACAACAAGCACGTGAAGGATGGCTTCGGCAGCCGCCCGGTGGAGTACTGGGTGAACGACAGCGGCACGGCCACCGGCAAGCCGCCGCCCACCACGACGCCTCCGCCCACCACGACGCCTCCGACGGGCGGTAGCGCGAGCGTGCCGAAGACGGACATGAAGCGCGGGATGGAGGGCCCGGAGGTCCTCAAGCTGCAGAAGGCGCTCATCCAGGCGGGCTACATGACGCAGGCCCAGGTGAACACGGGCCCGGGCAAGTTCGGCCCGCTGACGGAGAAGGCGGTGGCGCGGTTCCAGAAGGACCACGACATCAGCCCCAACTCCGGCATCTTCGGCCCGAGGACGCGCGCGGCGCTGACCGAGGCGCTCAAGGGCAAGGGCACGGACAAGCCCAGCGGCCCGGGTCCCGTGACGGGCCCCACGGCGCCCACGGGCACGGACGCGGCGAAGGCGGCCAAGATTGACCAGATTCTGAAGGGGACGGGCCTGGCGGGTCAGGGCGCGCACATCGTGGCGATGTCCAAGAAGTACAACGTCCCGGCGGAGCTGGCGCTGGCGATGTTCCGCAAGGAAGCGTCGTTCATGACGGCGGGCTCGGCGGTGAAGAACAACAACCCGGGCAACCTGCGCTTCGCGGAGTGGGAGAAGCAGTTCGGCGGCCAGCCCAACGGCAACTTCGCGAAGTTCCCCGACGTGAAGAGCGGCGTGGAGGCCTACTTCCGGCTGCTGGGCGGCCCGGCGTACCGCGACTTCATCGACCGGGGCGACTACAAGGGCCTCATCAACAAGTACGCGCCGCCGGTGGAGAACGACAGCGGCCTGTACCACAAGCAGGTCCTGCAGTGGATGAACGAGTACAAGGCGAAGATCAGCTGAGCCAAGGACAGGCTCGGCGGTAGCTCGAGGGGCGGAAGGGCGCTGGCGTGCCTTCCGCCCTTCGTGCGTTTCAGGGGCCTGGTCGTGGCGGTGCTCCGCCATCGAACTGGGAGGAGGGGGCCGGGCTTGTCGGCCCCGCGTCAGGCGACGCAGCCGTCATGGAGGGCAGTGCGTCGCCCTGCGCTGGAGGCACTCCGGGCTCCGCGGAGACTCCTCCATCCTCCTCCTCCTCGTCTGGGCTGACGGGAAGGAAGGGGCCTTCGGGCTGTCCATCCACGATGCGCCGGAGGATGCGGCCGTCCACGCTGATTGCGTACCTGGCGCCTGAGTGCAGGGCACGAGCCGTGCGGCCACATGCGGCAGGGTCTTCATCAATCCGGATGAAGATGACCGCCGCCTGGCGGATGACGCGGTAGCGCTGTGACTCCTGCTTGTCCCAGCAGGACGGAGGCGTTGCGTCCGGCGGAAGGAAGTCGTTGGCGGCGAGGGAGAGGGCCCGCAGCGTGGCCCCGTCCAGCTCGAAGGTGCCCCCGTCGTGCGAGCCGACCGCCACCGCGTCCTGCCCGAAGAAGTGAGGGAAGACGATGGTGAGGTCCTCTTCGCGCACGACCGGGCGTGGGCTCCGCACGCAACTGGAGAGCGGGAGGGCGAGCAGGAGAAGGGGGATGGTCTTTTTCATGGTGCGCTCTCAGGAACGGAAGTCCTGCGACGGTCTCCCTACTTCCTGTCGATGCGGTAGCTCGTCTCACTGGTCCAGGTCACCGTGGCCGTCTGCCTCCGCAGCCAACTGCCCGGATGGGGGGTCGTCCATTTGAGGACGTGCCCTGTCTTTGGGATGTACTGGAAGAACCCACCGCACGAAGGCCTCTCGACGTCGTCGGAGCCGGAGAAGAACGCGACGATGGAGAGCGGAACGCTCCCTGTCCTCGTTTCGAACTCGAGCCCGTGAATGGCCGCCATCGAGACGATGTAGCGGATGTCGTTGTCGGAGAGGGTGTCCTCGAACGGATGATTGTGAAGGACGAAGAGGTAGCCGAGGCCATCTGGCGGGTATCGCCGGTCCTCCACGACGGGAGGAAGCGCGCAGCTTCTCTTGCGCGCATCATCCTGGACGACGTTCGTCGCCAGCATGCTCATCTCGTAGCGGTGGTCTGGGGTGTAATACAGCCAGGCGCAATACTCCTTTGAGTGCTGCCAGCGCAGCAGGAAGTCCTGAGCGCTCGGGCGTCCCGCCGTGGCGTGTGGCTTCTCGAGAATCAATGGGCAGGCCGCCATGAGCGCATCCGAGAACGAACTGAAGGGGCCGAAATCTGGCATCGGCCCAGGAATGCTCGTCAGCCGCTCACCCGGACGCGGTTGGACGACACCTGGAATGGCACGAGGCGGTGCGCATCCAGGGCCCAGGACCAGCCAGGCCAGGAGGCACCTCCACGAGGCCTTCCCTCTCGTTGATGGCATCGGACAATGCCCCGGGCCTCACGGCCGCAGCGCACGCGCCACGATGGGCGCGAGCGTCACCACCTGGTGCGGGAAGGGCAGCCCGCTCGGCGGCTCCACGCTGTCGGTGCTCACCAGCCGCGTCAGGGGCAGCGTGCGCAGCCGCTCCACGGCGGGGCCCACCAGCAGCGCGTGCGTCGTCACCACGGTGAAGTCCTCCAGGCACCCCGCCTCGCGCAGCGTGCCCGCCGCCGCCGCCAGCGTGCCGCCCGTGGACACCATGTCGTCCACCAGGATGGGGCTGCGCCCGCGCACCTCGCCCATGAGGCCGCTGGCGTGCACCTCGTCACCGCTCAGCCGCACCTTGTGAATCACCGCCCACGGCCGGCCCAGCAGCCGCGCCAGCGCCTCCGCGCGCTTCACCGCGCCCAGGTCCGGCGCCACCACCACCGACTTCTCCGTCAGGTTCGGCCGCAGCGCCTCCGCCAGCAGCGGCAGCGCCGTCAGGTGCTCCAGCGGCGCGCCGAAGCAGCCCTCCAGCGCGGGGCTGTGCAGGTCCACCACCAGCACCCGTGAGAAGCGCCCCTGCGACAGCAGGTCCGCCACCAGCCGTCCACCCAGGGCCTCGCCCGGCCGGGCGCGCCGGTCCTGCCGCGCGTAGCCCAGGTACGGCACCACCGCCTCCAGCCGGGCGGCCCCCGCTCGCCAGCACGCATCCGCCATGAGCAGCAACTCCAGCAGGTGCTCGCCGGCGGGCGGTGTCGTGGTCTGTACGAGCACCACCGTGCGGCCCCGCACTGACTCGGGAATCTGCACGTGCATCTCCCCGTCCGGGAAGCGCTCGAAGTGGCAGTCGGTAATGGTGACGCCCAGGGCTTGGGCGAGTGCGCGGCCCAGGTGCGGGCTGGCGGTGCCAGTCAGGAGGACGGGGTCCATACCCGCAACCCTAGCGCGCCTTGCGGCCCGGAGGAGGGGGGCCCGCCGCTTCGCCCGGAGGCTCGCCAGCGGCCGGGCCTCTGCCCGAGCCTCCACCGCCAGCCGGGCCCACCTGCTTCACCTTGGGAGGTGGAGGACGGACTCATGCGGTTTCGGGACCGAGCGGATGCGGGGCGCCGGCTGGCGACGCGACTGTTGCCCTACCGGGGCGAGCACGTGTGCGTGCTGGGCCTGGCGCGCGGAGGCATGCGTGTGGCGTACGAGGTGGCACGCGCCCTGGAAGCCCCCCTGGACGTGTGGGTGTCGCGGCGGCTGGGCATTCCCGGCCGGATGACGGTGCTCGGCGCCGTGTCCGAGGGCGGCGGGCTGTACCTGGACCGCGACGCGCTGAGGCTGGCGCCCATTCCCGAGGTGGAGATTCTCTCCATGGCGCGGGAGCTGGCCTTCGAGGTCGACGACGAGGTGCGCCGGCTGCGGGTGGGCGCCGCGCCGGACGTGGTGGGCCGCGTGGTGCTGCTGGTGGACGATGGGCTGGTGTCGGGCGCCTCCGCCGTCGCCGCGCTCCAGGCCCTGCGCGGCCAGCGGCCGGCCCGGCTCATCCTGGCCGCGCCCGTGGCCACGCCTCACGCGCTGGACCTGGTGCGCGGCGAGGCGGACGCGGTGCACTGCCTGGAGACGGTGCCGGCCCTGGGCGCGGTGTCCGAGGTGTACGACGAGTGCCGGCCGCTGCCGGACGCGGACGTGCGGCAGCTCGTGGCGCGCTCGCGGGAGCCGGGGCCGCCACGCGACGTGCTGGAGGCGACGGACCTGGGAGGCTTCTGGATGTGAGACGAGGAGGCATGGCCACATGAAACACGGGAGGAGCACGGACCCGGACGTACGCGAGGTGACGGTGGAGGCGGGGGGCGTGCGGCTGGGGGGCAGCCTGGGGATGCCACCGGGAGCGCGAGGCCTGGTCATCTTCGCGCATGGCAGTGGCAGCAGCCGCTTCAGCCCCCGCAACCGCGCCGTGGCGCGCGCGCTGCGAGAGGCGGGGCTGGCCACGCTGCTGTTCGACCTGCTGAACGAGGCCGAGGAGGCAAGGGACATCGCCAGCGGCGAGCTGCGCTTCGACATCCCCTTCCTCGCGCGGAGGCTGGCGGCGGTGACGGAGTGGGCGCGCGCCCAGCCGGAGCTGATGCCGCTGCGCTTCGGCTACTTCGGCTCCAGCACGGGCGCGGCGGCGGCGCTGGTGGCGGCGGCGCTGCACCCGGACCTCATCCGCGCGGTGGTGTCGCGCGGCGGGCGGCCGGACCTGGCGGGGCCGGTGCTGCATCGGGTGCAGGCGCCCACGCTGCTGCTCGTCGGCGGGCAGGACTTCGGGGTGCTGGAGCTGAACGAGGAGGCCCTGGCGCGACTGGAGGGCCTCAAGGACATCCGCATCATCCGGGGGGCCACGCACCTCTTCGAGGAGCCCGGCGCGCTGGAGGAGGTGTCGCGCCTGGCGGCGGAGTGGTTCGAGCGCTACCTCGGCACGGCGGAAGCGGAGGCGCGCGCATGAGCATGGACACGCAGGGCGGCATGCAAGGAGGAGCGATGGACGTCGGACTCGCGCCCGGGGCGGCGGCGCCCCGCTGGGAGCACCTCACCCGGGGAACCGAGCGGGTGGTGCGCGGCAATGGCCGCTCGCCGGAGGAGGCCTTCGAGCAGGCCGCGGTGGCGCTGTGCGCGCTGGTGGCGGACCCGGCGGCGGTGGAGGTGCGCGAGGAGATACCCGTGGAGTGCGACGCGCCGGACCGCGAGCGGCTGCTGGCGGACTGGCTGCGCGCCGTCATCCAGCTGATGGCCGCCCGGGACTTGCGCTTCCGCTGCTTCGCGGTGCGCCTGGACGGCCGGCACCTGTTCGGCCTCGCCTTCGGTGAGCACGTGGACCGCGCGCGCCACCCCGACGCCGTGGACGTGCGCGGCGTCACGCTGGTGGGCCCCTCCGTGCGGCGCACGGCGGATGGGCGGTGGACGGCCGAGTGCGAGGTGGAGGTCTGAGCGGCGAAACTCCGCGCGCCCGAGGCCCGAGTCGTGAGAGGAGACGCGCATGGGAACGCGGGCAGTGGAGCTGCGAGGCGCGGGCGGCACGCCGGTGACGGCCACGCTGGAGCTGCCCCCAGGCCGGCCCGCCGCCAGCGCGGTGCTGGTGTCGTGCTTCGCGTGCCTGGGCGCCTCGGCCGGGACGGCCCGGCTGTGCCATGCGCTGGTGTCGCGGGGCTTCGCCGTGCTGCGGCTGGACTTCACCGCGGCGCCCAACGCCGACGGGACGGAGGGACGGCTGGACACGGTGCCCTCCGTGGACGCGGTGGTGGAAGCGGCGGCCTGGCTGCGCGAGCGCTACCCGCCCGCCCGCCTGCTGGTGGGCCACAGCCTGGGGGGCACGGCCGCCGCCGCCGCGCTGCCCCGGCTGCCGGAGGTCGCGGCGCTGGCGCTGGTGAACACCCCCGCCGGCCCGGAGCCGCTGCTGGAGCGGCTGGAGCCCGCCGCGCGCGAGGCGAAGCAGGGGGAGGTGGTGCTGGGGCCGGGACGGCTGCGCCTCACGCGCGGCTTCCTCCAGGACATCGACGCGGCGAACGTGGCGCGGGCGCTGGGCGGCTTCCCGGGCTCCGTGCTGGCGCTGCACGCGCCGGAGGACCGGTACGTGGGGCTGGAGCACGCGCGGCGCCTCCTGTCGGCCGCGCGGAGGCCCGCCAGCCTGTTGATGCTCGAGGGCGCGGACCACTTCCTCTCGCGCGAGGCGGACGCGGTCTTCGCGGCGGACCTGCTGGGCCCGTGGGCCGCGCGGTGGGTGACACCGGTGCGCGAGCGCGAGACCCCGCTGCCCCCGGGCGTGGTGGAGGTCCACGAGGCGGGCGAGGGCCGCTTCGCCCAGGACATCCGCGTGGGCACGCACCGGCTGCGCTCGGACGAGCCGCTGCGGGTGGGCGGTGACGACACGGGCCCCACGCCCTACGGGCTGCTGCTGGCCGCACTGGGCGCGTGTACGGCCATGACGCTGCGCATGTATGCGGCGCAGAAGGGCTGGCCCCTGGAGCACGTCCACGTCCAGCTGAGCCACGACAAGGTCCACGCGAAGGACTGCGCGGAGTGCGAGACGAAGGAGGGGAGGGTGGACCAGCTGAAGCGCTCGGTGAAGGTGTCCGGGCCGCTGACGCAGGAGCAGCGGGCGAAGCTGCTGGTCATGGCGGACCGGTGCCCGGTGCACCGGACGCTGGAATCGGAAGTGGACGTCAGGACGGTGTTGGAGGATTGAGCGTCCCCGCCGCGGCCCCGGGGCTGGTAGGGTCCGCACCCCTCTTCATTTGGACACCCTTCATGATTTCGCGTGAGCAGCGCTTCGTCTGGCTGGACCTGGAGATGACCGGATTGGACCCCGAGTCGTGCGCCATCATCGAGATTGGCGTCGTCATCACCGGGCCGGACCTGCGGCCCATCGCGGAGATGGAGCGCGTCATCTGGCAGCCGGAGGAGGTCCTCCAGCGCATGGAGCCTGTCGTGAAGGACATGCACACGCGCAACGGGCTGCTGGACAAGGTGCGCGCCTCCACCACGTCCCTGCGCGTGGCGGAGCGTGACGTGACGGCGCTGGTGTCCGAGCACTGCGCGCTGGGCGAGGGCGTGCTCGCCGGCAACTCCATCCACACGGACCGGCGCTTCCTCTTCCGCTACATGCCCATGCTGGAGCGCTTCCTCCACTACCGCATGGTGGACGTGACGAGCCTCAAGGTGCTGGTGCGCGCCTGGTACCCGAACCTCGTGGAGCCCCGCAAGCCGCCCGCCGGGCACACCGCGCTGGCGGACGTGCGCGCCAGCCTCGCCGAGCTCCAGTACTACCGGGACATCCTCTTCCGCGCGACGCCGGGCTGAAGCGGCCCGGCGCGCGGCGCCTCAGTGGGCGCCGTTCGCTCCCCCCGAGCCCGGCGGCTTGCCGCCGAGCAGCTCGGAGATGGTGTCCAGCAGCACGTCCAGCTCGAACGGCTTGGCGAGGAAGCGCGCGCTGGAGCGGCGCTCCTCGTCGGAGATGCGGCCGGCGCTCATCACCACCACGGGGATTTCGCGCAGGCTGGCGTCGTCGCGCATGCGGCGCAGCATCTCCCGGCCGTCCATGACGGGCATCATCAGGTCCAGCAGCACCAGGTCCGGCCGTGAGGCCGCCATGCGCTGCAGGCCCTCCGAGCCGTTGAAGGCGGTGACGATGTCGTAGCCCTCCACGGACAGGATGTCCTGGAGCGCCTCGACGATGGCCAGCTCGTCGTCCACGATGAGGAGCCGCTTCATGCGCTACCCCTCTTCTTCTTGGGCGGCCGCTTGCGACCGCCAGCTTGCTTCTTCCGGGGCTTCTTCGCCGCCCCCGGTGTCACGGGCCGCGCCTGGCCGGTGAGGATGGCCTCGGCGCTCTCGAAGGTCTCCGCCACGTCGATGCCTTCAGCGGTGATGGAGAACAGGCGCAGGGCCGGGTCGTTGTCGCTCTCGCGCATCTTCAGCACGGACAGCATGCGGTACAGCTGCGAGCGCAGCTCCACGAAGCGCAACAGGAGGATGTTGTCGATGATGGCCTCCACCCGCTCCAGCGGCGCGTTGAGCTCCGGGCCGAAGAGGGTGTTGGTCTGCTGCGTGGCCAGGGTGGTGACGCCCAGCGCGCGCAGCTCGTTGGTCATCGCGGTGAGGAAGCGCGGGGTGCGGTGGGGGTCCGTGGACTCCTGGATGAAGGGCTCCAGGCCATCCAGCACCAGCCGCTGGATTTTGTGCTTCTTCACCAGGTCGAACAGCTCCTGCACCAGCGCGTCCGGCAGCGACTCCACCGCCACGCGGGACTCCAGGTGCAGCGTGCCTGCCTTCACATGCTTGCGCAGGTCCAGGCTCACCAGCTCCGCCTTGTTGAGGATGCGGGCTGGCGACTCCACGAAGCCGAAGTACAGGCCCGGCTCTCCCCGGCGCGCGCCCTCCGCCAGGAAGTGCAGGCACATCAGCGTCTTGCCGCTGCCGGGCGAGCCGAAGACGAGCGTGGACGAGTAGCGCACCAGGCCGCCATGGAGCATCTCGTCCAGGCGGGGGATGCCGAAGGACTGCCGCTGCGAGAGCTCCGGCACCCGGTCCGTCTGTCCCGAGTACAGGGCCTCCACGCGCGGGTAGATGAGGAGCCCGTTGTCGGTGATGTCGAAGCTGTGCCGGCCGACCATCTGCGAGCCACCCCGGAACTTCGACACCTCCAGGCTGCGCACGGACTTCACGCCGAGCGGCTCCATGGCGAGCTGGACGACGCCATCCACCATGGCGAACTGCGGGTCCGCCGGGTCGCTGCGCTGGCCGGTGAGCAGCAGGGTGGTGCAGCCGGCGAGCGCGTTGTGGACGCACAGGCCGTGGAGGAACTCGCGGTAGGCCAGGCGCGACTCGGCGCGCTCCTCCACCGCGGCCAGGCCGTCCAGCACCAGCGCGGTGGCGCCGTGCTCTCGCACCGAGCGGAAGATGAGCTTGCTCAGGCCGGCCAGGCCCTCGGCCTTCAGGGGGGCGTAGCCGCTCTCGTAGTGGAGCGTGCGGCCAATCACGTCGCCGCGGAAGAAGCGCATGTCCTGCAGGTGCAGCACCATGCGCGAGTGCGACTCGGCGAGCACGGTGAGGTAGATGGCCTTTTCACCCCGGGCCACGGTGGTGAAGCAGAACTGGTTGCCCAGGATGGTCTTCCCCGTCCCTGGGAGCCCAGTGATGATGTAGGTGCCGCCCCGAAGCCAGCCCCCGCGCAGCAGGGTATCCAGCCCTGGCACGCCAGTGGCAACCCGCGGGGTGGCTTCTCCCGGCAGGTCAGAGGTGTCCGTCACACGTGCTCCTTCCGCCCTCGGGAGCGAAGGTAGGACACCGCCGGACGCGAACCACTGAATTGAAGTCGGTGTGTTCGGAATCCTGCGCTGGACCCGGGGGCCTCCTGCCGAGGGGCGGACGCTCCGGGGCGAGGCTCACCGGGGCCGTCCCACGGAGGGAGGGGCGGCGAGGGGTTCCGGGGAGGCGAAGCCGGCGAAGAGCTCTCCGGTGACGTACGCACGGTGCGTGCGGGATGGGCGCCGGAGGTAGTCGTTGAGCACCTCGCGGTGGGTGCGGGCGCGGTGGTGCGTGGGCCAGCGCAGGTGCATGCGGGAGCGGGCAATGCCCTTGCCGCCGCGGTGGATGAAGGTGACGAGCCCGCCGGGCTCCACCTGCTCCACGACGCCGACGTGGGTGAGGCCGTCGTTGCGGCGTCCATCGCCGTTGCGGTCATACGTCTCGCGGAAGAAGACGAGGTCTCCCGGGCGGGGCTTCGAGCGGTGGAGCGCGCCCCGGCGGCGCACGGAGCGATACATGTGCGTCACGCCGTTGTCGCCCTTGCGGCCGGGGCCCGCCATGAGGTCGATGCCCGTGCCCGTATAGGCGAGGCGCGCGAGGCCCGTGCAGTCATCCGGCACGGAGGTGCTGACGGAGCGAAGGGAGCTGACGCCCACGAGCCCGGTGGCATTCGCGGCGATGCGCTTGCCCACGCGCGACGTGGAAGCGGCGGGCGCAGTCGCCGCGGTGCTGCCCGTGGAGGACGCGCGCTGCTTGCGGGTCGCGGCGGCACCCTGCTTCTTGGTGGCCGAGGCAGCCTTCTTCCGGGGCGTCGATGAACTCTTCGTGGAGGACACGCCCTTCTTGCTGTCCCGCTCCGAGGCCGTTCCACGTGACGCGTCCTTCCGCCGAGGCGGCGAGGACACGTCTGCTCGGGCGAGGAGCATGCCGCCGACCGGCACACCCTGTGCCGCGAGCCCGTACTCCGGGGGCACGGTGTGCGCGTAGGCGCGTGAGCTGCCAACGGCCACGGGGCCGAGTACTGCTACGACGACCAGGAGAAAGCGACGGAGCATTGTCTTGCCCGACGCTAACGCCCACGCCCCTATTCACCTGGCGCGCGGGTGTCCCTGGCCGCTTCGGGTGCTCCCTGTGCGTGCAGGCAGGCGGGCCATCCACCCGCGCGCCGACTGGCTCACACCACTGTGGAGGCGCCCGAGACCACCAGCCTGTCGCGCAGCAGGTGCTTCTGCACCTTGCCCAGCGCATTGCGAGGCAGCGCCTGCATGAAGACGACGCGCCGCGGCTTCTTGAAGCTGGCGAGCCGGTCCTTGCAGAAGTCGACGAGCGACTGGGCTTCCGGCGCGGGCCCTCCAGCGACGGGCACCACCACGGCGACCACCTGCTCACCGAAGTCCGCGTCCGGCATGCCGAGCACGGCCACCTCGGCGACGCCCGGGTGCATGGCGAGCACCTCCTCCACCTCGCGCGGATACACGTTGAAGCCGCCGCTGATGATGAGCTCGCGAGCCCGGCCGGTAATCCGCAGGTAGCCGTCCGTGTCTTGCTCTCCCAGGTCGCCCGTGCGGAACCAACCCTCCGGGTCGAACGACTCCATGGTGGCGTCCGGGCGCTCCCAGTAGCCGGCGAAGACGTGGGGACCGCGGACCTCGATTTCACCCGTCTGCCCGGGCGGCAGCGGCTGGCGCGTGCGCACGTCCACCACGCGGACCTCCTGGCCCGGGAAGGGGAAGCCCACGGTGCCGGGGCGGCGCTCGCCGTCGTACGGGTTGGTGGTGTTCATGATGGTCTCCGTCATCCCGTACCGCTCCAGGATGCGAGCACCGAACTCCGCCGCGATGTCGCCGAACAGCTGCGGGCTCAGCGGCGCCGAGCCGGACACCCACAGGCGCAGTTGGCGCGGCTTCACGCCGGTGCGCCGGGACTCCTCCAGCAGCCGCACGTACATGGTGGGCACGCCGAAGAACATCGTGAGCGAGGCGTCATCGCGCAGCGAGCCCAGCACCTCCATGGCCCCGAAGCGCCGCCGCAGGTCCACGCTGGCGCCGGTGAACAGCGTGCCGTGCATGCCCACCATGAGCCCGTGGGTGTGGAACAACGGCAGGGCGAGCAGCAGCCGGTCCGCCTCCGTCCACCGCCACGCCTCGGTGACGGCCGTCACGTTGGCCACCAGGTTGCGGTGCAGCAGCATGGCGCCCTTGGAGCGGCCGGTGGTGCCGGAGGTGTAGCCGAGCACGGCCAGGTCATTGGACCTGGGCAGCTCGAGCGGCACGGTGGCGTCCGTGCCACGGGAGCGCAGCTCCTCGAACGGAATCACGGTGAGGGACGCCGGGAGCGCGGCGGCAGGGGGCTCCACGGTGATGAGCCACTGGAGTGAGGGCAGGTGCAGCGGGGCCAGCTCCGTCGCGCCCGAGGTGCCGGTGATGCACGCGCGGGCCTTCGCGTCGGAGAGGATGTGGGCCAGCTCCACCTGGCGGTACGCGGTGTTGACGAGCACCACCACGCCCCCCGCGTACTGCACGCCGAGGTAGGCCATGACGAACTGTGGGCTGTTCTCCAGGAACAGCGCCACACGCTCGCCGCGCTGGAGGCCGAGGTGCTTCAAGCCACGAGCGAACTCGGCGACGCCGCCAGCGAGCTGTCCGTAGGAGTACGCCTCGTCCTCGAACGTGAGCAGCGGTCGCTCGGGGGCGCGGTGGGCATGGTCGAGGAAGGCTTCGAGCAGGGAGGACGGCATGGGGCGCGCAGCCTACTTCCACCAACCCGCAGGGAGGCATGAGGACTCACTCCTGTATTTAATTGAATAGCGGGTAATTCAAGCTCATCGTGGGAGTCCACTACGGACGGTGGGGAGACGGTCCTCACGGTCCATTCCTCTCTCCGGGAGTCTTCCCATGACGTTGGAGTTTCGTCGTTGGAGTCGAGCCGTACGCGCGGTGCTCGCGGGAGTGCTGGCGGTGCTGACGCTGGTGCCGGCGGCGGGCGAGGCGAACCTGCCGTATCCCACGCGAAGCGCGTACCGC
The Pyxidicoccus xibeiensis DNA segment above includes these coding regions:
- a CDS encoding response regulator translates to MKRLLIVDDELAIVEALQDILSVEGYDIVTAFNGSEGLQRMAASRPDLVLLDLMMPVMDGREMLRRMRDDASLREIPVVVMSAGRISDEERRSSARFLAKPFELDVLLDTISELLGGKPPGSGGANGAH
- a CDS encoding CHAP domain-containing protein, coding for MAVGSSRAYAHTVPPEYGLAAQGVPVGGMLLARADVSSPPRRKDASRGTASERDSKKGVSSTKSSSTPRKKAASATKKQGAAATRKQRASSTGSTAATAPAASTSRVGKRIAANATGLVGVSSLRSVSTSVPDDCTGLARLAYTGTGIDLMAGPGRKGDNGVTHMYRSVRRRGALHRSKPRPGDLVFFRETYDRNGDGRRNDGLTHVGVVEQVEPGGLVTFIHRGGKGIARSRMHLRWPTHHRARTHREVLNDYLRRPSRTHRAYVTGELFAGFASPEPLAAPPSVGRPR
- a CDS encoding ATPase domain-containing protein, with protein sequence MTDTSDLPGEATPRVATGVPGLDTLLRGGWLRGGTYIITGLPGTGKTILGNQFCFTTVARGEKAIYLTVLAESHSRMVLHLQDMRFFRGDVIGRTLHYESGYAPLKAEGLAGLSKLIFRSVREHGATALVLDGLAAVEERAESRLAYREFLHGLCVHNALAGCTTLLLTGQRSDPADPQFAMVDGVVQLAMEPLGVKSVRSLEVSKFRGGSQMVGRHSFDITDNGLLIYPRVEALYSGQTDRVPELSQRQSFGIPRLDEMLHGGLVRYSSTLVFGSPGSGKTLMCLHFLAEGARRGEPGLYFGFVESPARILNKAELVSLDLRKHVKAGTLHLESRVAVESLPDALVQELFDLVKKHKIQRLVLDGLEPFIQESTDPHRTPRFLTAMTNELRALGVTTLATQQTNTLFGPELNAPLERVEAIIDNILLLRFVELRSQLYRMLSVLKMRESDNDPALRLFSITAEGIDVAETFESAEAILTGQARPVTPGAAKKPRKKQAGGRKRPPKKKRGSA
- the orn gene encoding oligoribonuclease, with the translated sequence MISREQRFVWLDLEMTGLDPESCAIIEIGVVITGPDLRPIAEMERVIWQPEEVLQRMEPVVKDMHTRNGLLDKVRASTTSLRVAERDVTALVSEHCALGEGVLAGNSIHTDRRFLFRYMPMLERFLHYRMVDVTSLKVLVRAWYPNLVEPRKPPAGHTALADVRASLAELQYYRDILFRATPG
- a CDS encoding AMP-binding protein, whose amino-acid sequence is MPSSLLEAFLDHAHRAPERPLLTFEDEAYSYGQLAGGVAEFARGLKHLGLQRGERVALFLENSPQFVMAYLGVQYAGGVVVLVNTAYRQVELAHILSDAKARACITGTSGATELAPLHLPSLQWLITVEPPAAALPASLTVIPFEELRSRGTDATVPLELPRSNDLAVLGYTSGTTGRSKGAMLLHRNLVANVTAVTEAWRWTEADRLLLALPLFHTHGLMVGMHGTLFTGASVDLRRRFGAMEVLGSLRDDASLTMFFGVPTMYVRLLEESRRTGVKPRQLRLWVSGSAPLSPQLFGDIAAEFGARILERYGMTETIMNTTNPYDGERRPGTVGFPFPGQEVRVVDVRTRQPLPPGQTGEIEVRGPHVFAGYWERPDATMESFDPEGWFRTGDLGEQDTDGYLRITGRARELIISGGFNVYPREVEEVLAMHPGVAEVAVLGMPDADFGEQVVAVVVPVAGGPAPEAQSLVDFCKDRLASFKKPRRVVFMQALPRNALGKVQKHLLRDRLVVSGASTVV